In Flammeovirgaceae bacterium 311, one DNA window encodes the following:
- a CDS encoding outer membrane transport energization protein TonB, whose translation MKAFPILLLYFIAPNFNVHGQEKDSVDQYVIFEIADTGAEPVGGMEAIYRWISDNISHEITKSADTTSCVALRDGKVYVRHVIDEQGRLIDPKIEIGIGEPYDSEALRLVTEMPIMWIPATKDGQNVKVRSTTVISFCTKRDHGTKRRRKKNEP comes from the coding sequence ATGAAAGCTTTCCCTATACTACTACTATATTTTATTGCACCGAACTTCAATGTCCATGGACAAGAAAAAGATTCGGTAGATCAATATGTAATTTTTGAAATTGCTGATACAGGAGCAGAACCAGTCGGAGGAATGGAAGCTATTTATCGGTGGATTAGTGATAACATCAGCCATGAAATAACAAAGAGCGCAGATACAACAAGTTGTGTTGCATTAAGAGATGGTAAAGTCTATGTGCGCCATGTTATAGATGAACAAGGAAGATTGATTGATCCGAAAATAGAAATTGGAATCGGTGAACCCTATGATTCAGAAGCCTTAAGATTAGTTACTGAAATGCCTATTATGTGGATTCCAGCTACAAAAGATGGTCAAAATGTCAAAGTAAGATCTACAACAGTAATTTCATTCTGCACCAAAAGAGATCACGGTACTAAAAGAAGGAGAAAGAAAAACGAGCCATAA
- a CDS encoding hypothetical protein (COG0457 FOG: TPR repeat), translating into MKTKLLKTLLLATLILNAASGYGQELKKQLSSDVCSCFTQAKGSSTLDFDTFQNCFGQSLIKYKDDIEKLIDINSDIPEHEQGYRLGNQIYTEVQSDLIHNCDPFFSLIEEMREASITSMRQQTSQQMIDSLSTLIAKHQTIDLLWQRGTKYFAFQDLEKAEMDLRECIRLDPNYIQADFFLAWVLERKGEFLKARELYEKVYSVTNKQEILLAIDILKRKHKH; encoded by the coding sequence ATGAAAACAAAATTACTTAAAACACTACTACTGGCTACTCTAATCCTAAATGCTGCTTCAGGGTATGGTCAAGAACTTAAGAAGCAGTTAAGTAGCGACGTGTGTTCATGTTTTACACAAGCAAAGGGTTCATCGACGCTGGACTTCGATACTTTCCAAAATTGTTTTGGACAGAGTCTGATAAAATACAAAGATGATATTGAGAAGCTGATTGATATAAATTCTGATATACCTGAACATGAACAAGGGTACAGATTAGGGAATCAAATATATACTGAAGTTCAGAGCGATCTAATCCATAACTGTGATCCTTTCTTTTCTTTGATCGAAGAGATGAGAGAAGCTTCTATCACTTCTATGAGGCAGCAGACCAGCCAACAGATGATAGATTCTTTGAGCACATTGATCGCTAAACATCAGACAATTGATCTGCTATGGCAAAGAGGAACTAAATATTTTGCCTTTCAAGACTTAGAAAAAGCAGAAATGGATTTAAGAGAGTGCATAAGATTAGACCCAAATTATATACAAGCTGATTTCTTTCTTGCTTGGGTTCTGGAGCGAAAAGGAGAATTCTTAAAAGCAAGAGAGCTATACGAGAAGGTGTATTCAGTAACAAATAAACAGGAAATCTTACTTGCTATCGATATATTAAAAAGAAAGCATAAGCATTAG
- a CDS encoding Chaperone protein DnaJ (COG0484 DnaJ-class molecular chaperone with C-terminal Zn finger domain) → MASPYQILGIKAGASNAEIKNAYRGLAKKYHPDISKEPDAESKFIEITEAYELLTEGPPIAESAIDFSDEVLSLDYEDIRRERARAYAKMRYEAFKKNNDAFTKAWYYEPVKYGTYFMIFISYGLALAMFLAPILAWIITRNPVQSAIMMIVTLFSAHVYRYARDLHKEVKPYFADYN, encoded by the coding sequence ATGGCGAGCCCTTACCAGATATTAGGCATAAAGGCAGGAGCGTCAAACGCAGAGATAAAAAATGCATACAGGGGACTTGCCAAAAAATATCATCCTGATATAAGTAAAGAGCCTGATGCAGAATCGAAGTTTATTGAAATAACGGAAGCATATGAGCTGCTTACTGAGGGGCCGCCTATTGCTGAATCTGCTATAGATTTTTCAGATGAAGTATTATCTTTAGATTACGAAGATATCAGACGGGAGCGAGCTAGAGCCTATGCTAAGATGAGGTATGAAGCTTTTAAGAAAAATAATGATGCATTTACAAAGGCGTGGTACTATGAACCTGTAAAATATGGAACCTACTTCATGATTTTTATCAGCTATGGCTTGGCTTTAGCAATGTTCCTCGCACCCATTCTGGCATGGATCATTACAAGAAATCCAGTTCAGTCAGCCATCATGATGATTGTAACATTGTTCAGCGCCCACGTCTATAGATATGCCAGAGACCTCCATAAGGAGGTAAAACCGTATTTTGCTGATTATAATTGA